Sequence from the Nasonia vitripennis strain AsymCx chromosome 5, Nvit_psr_1.1, whole genome shotgun sequence genome:
TGTTGCACACCAGAGTATCTAAAAACTCTCATGTGAATGAACTCCAGTCTATCGTTGCAAATAACCTAAAAACATAtgttaaaatgaataataatcgaAATTTTACTGAGAGCAACTGTTTTTCTCtacataaataatataatatatatcaaCTAACTTGTAACTGGATCGAGTGCACACTCTTACGGTTGATATAACTTTGAGCATCTCTTCTTGGAGCAGGAATTTGGATGTGTGTACCATCTACAGCTCCTATTACTTTAGGAAATCCATACCTTGCTTCAATTCTGTTAAATGTAGCAATTGCCTCATTTTGTGAAGGccattgaataaaataatttctgtattCACAGATAGCTGTCACAATACGATGCACTGCACGCCAAGCTGTAGCTTTCCCCACATCAAACTTTGCAGTTACTGATCTATACAAAACATTAAGAATGCCGAAACCcatatttgaataatataaaaatgtatataatgcAAGAATACCTGTAAGAATCCGGAGTTCCAAGCACGTATAGTGCAATAAATAATTGCTTTTCAGGAGGAATTGGCAGCTTTCCGAATCCAATCGCTTCACCTTGTATATGTGGTCTTATCAGATGTAATAAATAGTAAAATGTTGTGCGCCTCTgtctaaaataattatgaaattattaacaattattgcGTATATTGAATAAGGTTACATTgattatttcattattaaatacaAGCAAAACACATTATATTACTCAGTAAATGGTTGTTTACCTATAATTTTCTTGAAACTCTGCTTCATTGTATCTATAAATTAcactttcaataaataaatgtacaCGAGGTCTTCTGTTTTCATTTTGATTGCCACGCTCATGATCATTTAGCACCAAATCAAATTCATCGACCACATCATCATCACTAGAACTACTTGAAGAGTCAAACATGATAGCTTGTATTCCTACAGCTTCCtccaaattcatttttttttataatttatatcgtGATCAACCGCCAATTTTACGATCCGCGAATCAGctgatttttgttttgggATTCGGAACACAGCTACAGTAGTCAGAAACCGTATCTGGCCGTTGTGAGACAGCAAGATATAATTCTGACTTTGCACTGTTGCCAAATGAGTTTACTGGCGATTTACTGCTCCCGTATCGGAACATACCCATAACCTCGATGACCGTGTATAAAAGCGTGTTGTTCGTCATGTCTGTTGTATTTTGATCACCGAATTgttcttttatatttataaaatatgagTGAGAATGAAGTCATGTATAGGTTACAAGCGGTGAGTGTCATTCGAAAAGTGCGTGAATGAGGGGGCATGTGACGAAGGCGTGACGTTGCCATATATTTAACTCTCTGTTCTTAATTACATACATCGGGCagaaattattgcaaaaaccTACGAATCCGGGATAATTTTCTACATATctctgaattttttcagaaaattatctttttcGAATGCTTCTAGACCGCAAAAAGTGTACTTTTCCATAAGATCacatgttatttttaattgctaATTTCTCGTCTTATAGGTTCTGAAGGGTCACGAAATTTAAACCACAATTTCTAAGTACTATAATGCACCTATGATCCAAGTTTCAAACAATGCTCATTTTTAGATCACTTTCCGACGGTACTCCCTTAAGCTAATTCGCCGTTATATCATTTCATTCATTAAATTTGCCAATCTCTTTAAAcgtcattttttcttttctaatcCCAGCATAGTCTTTTACAGGTGACGAGGTCTATTTTATGATTAGATTTTGTATGTTAGATAGAGTTTATTTTGAATCGAAAAagataattgtatttttaagtTGCTGTTTTTTATGTACCTGGTAGATGATGAGAAGCTATGAGAATAGCGAATAGCGTTTCAGATTTAATGCTAGATGAGGCATTGGTTATTTTGTGTCTCATTATTTTGTTGCAGTTTTCATGGTATGATTTGGGTGTTTATATACTAGGAGAAGGAAGCATCTACATAGACTCTTTCGCACTCAGGGTAGTTCTGCTCAACAACTTCTTTAAGGTTGCACTCGACGTTGCTTGCGGAGCCCCTGGTGAtatcatttgtgctgatgtCTACGTCTTGACAGTTTAAAGGGAATTTGTATGTTAAAGGCAGGTctgtttgaaatattttttgtaagtctgtttttaagtttttataGTGTTTCAGAACTGTTCTCGTGATAAATTTGGATttagatattttatttttttcagtagatTCCTCTAAAAATGTGATATTCGACAAAAGTGGGTGCTTTTTGAGACTGGCTAATTTgcaaatatatttgtttagtAGAATCTCTCTTCGGTGGGCCAGAGTTGCTTCTCCCAGGACATTAAGGGGAGGTGGGAGCTATAGTTTCGCAAATTCGCCATGGATTatattgacattttcttttggtagaatgattcacttaTCTCAAACCTATGGCGCTCTGCTCATTAtattgatataatttcaaattaaaaaaagttaataattaaaattggtGTTTGAAGTTGGCGCTGTAATCGCATAAACATGCGTAAACACTTGCTCGTATTTcacaacttttacaaaaaccaaaagtccggttagtattttttttcgatagaatgattcactaaactcaacactatggcgctctggtcttggcttttcattgcaagctttattcaaaaagttatatggaacagaaaaacagtgttttcagCTCCCACATCCTCTTAAAAGTGGCGGTATTTGAAGTGAATCGAGGTAAGCTTTAACAAATATTTCAGACCTGTGTTGTAAACTGATttcaattgtttttaatttaaactttgcataataaatgtgtgtgGAATAAGCGTGTTGATTTGATCATTTAAACGTTGAAACTCGCGTAGAGTTGTGGCCTCATCTTCTTTCTCTAAGGCTATTCTTATTGGACGACAAAAACAACCAGATTGAGGAATTGGATTAACCCAACTATTTTGGTCTGATAAttcttcttttaattgaattatcACCATACTGCTTACAAAAAGAGAGTGCTGAGCGTTTGTGTTTTCATTTAAGCTGCTCTGATAGTTTTGGTGAGGATTTGTATGGCCCGACGAGCTATCAAATCCTACAGTCACCATTAGTTCTAATCTTAAAATTGATGGTTCCCAATTCATTGCTACTGCTTCACATAATCGCTCAGAAGTCATATTTAACATCGATTGCAATGATACTGCAACCTCTGCCTCGCTTTCCACATAGTACTTTAGAAGTTTTCATTAATATATCGCTTTGCAAACATTGAAATAAAATGGATAAATACCGCCATTTCTCAATTAAGTATCGTTTATTAATccattataattgttcttaTTGACATCGAGATCTATAAAAAACGCTAATACAGTTTCATCAGAATGTATTATTAGCTTTTccaaattttcatcttttataatattaagGCAGAAAGATTGTTTCTTAATTAATGTCAGTGCTAGTTCTATTGCTTCTACTTTATAATTACTAATTATTTCATGAGCTCTTCTATACAATGTTGAAGAAGAATATTCATTTTTGATTCGTTTCCTTATAGCATTTATACTTAATTAAGATTTCTTACGCGGGCGATCACCCTTATTGACTATCTCATTCTCATGGTTATAACTTGAGTCTTGCATATTATAGTGTATATTAAGTCAAAACTTTTAGTTTAATACTTTAGTCAAAGCaaatatttctaatttttataatgtaaCCTACTTTTCAAACATAACGAAtagaaaatctaaaatctcatATTATAAATTCTACTGAAAGTACCTTCACCAATATCTTTATGTTAACTTTAGctataacaaaatttaatattgtaaacaatttaatttttcatataaaaaaaaataattacagaaGTACATTTTATGTTAGAATGAATCAAAACactgattttataaatatattattaatacaaaaaatttatcttCACTCAgctaacatttttaaaatttacctTAAACAACAGTTTCATTATATTAGAATAGTTACTCGatctataattaaataattaaaagtaattgtaatttattatctaattaaaccattaatatatttttaactcTTCCTTATTTATTTTGCGATTTTAGTATATAAATTCAACAACAATCAGAATTTGACTcaaatataagaa
This genomic interval carries:
- the LOC103315832 gene encoding putative nuclease HARBI1, whose protein sequence is MNLEEAVGIQAIMFDSSSSSSDDDVVDEFDLVLNDHERGNQNENRRPRVHLFIESVIYRYNEAEFQENYRQRRTTFYYLLHLIRPHIQGEAIGFGKLPIPPEKQLFIALYVLGTPDSYRSVTAKFDVGKATAWRAVHRIVTAICEYRNYFIQWPSQNEAIATFNRIEARYGFPKVIGAVDGTHIQIPAPRRDAQSYINRKSVHSIQLQVICNDRLEFIHMRVFRYSGVQQKCNAEFFPENSHLLGDSAYSLQNHAIVPYHDDGHLTLEQIYFNRLLSGTRMMVERLVEKLPMRRTDLIPYYVLCCCILHNICLKREDTFEYPVVIPDTIDMNPAPLLVDAVLQQEGAIKRNAICHYVNIYFKVKINI